cagttaaaaaaattttttttaaatatttgagagcgagcgagctcaagagcacatgagtgggggaggggcagagagagagaggtagacacagaatccaaagcagggctcgaactcataaactgtgcatcatgacgtgagctgaagtctgacacttaactgatgagccacccaggtccccctagaatgttttcttaaagaatCATACACTGTAATTCACTTGCAAAGTGCATTTGCCTGCCTCATTTATTGAAATTGGGCAACTAGCTTAAAAGTGACTTGCCCCTATTCTGAAAGATGATGAATTTGAGAtcagagttttaatttttgcaGTCCTCATGTAATTTAGAAGCAGTTTCCTCACCAAAACACTGTGAGTAGAATCTGAGAAAGAGCTTCTAAAGTGtaaggtttcttttctttagtgTCAGACTGTAGGTAACGTATTCTCTGCATTAATAAAGAAGGATTGTGTGGTGGTTTTATTGGTAAGCTTCTCACTGATCAGAACAAGGTCTAGCTCTGTGGTATTTGTTTGCTAGGGCTggtgtaacaaagtaccacagaagtttaaacaataaaacttattgtctcatagttttggaagctggaagtctaaAATCAACTTGTTGGtagttggttccttctgagggctgaaAGGAAGGCATGTATTCTAGGAATCCTTGGAATGTGGATGGCCACCTTCATGTATACATGACATTTTCCCTGTATGCATGTTTATCTCTAAGTTTTCCCTTGTTATTAGAATACtggtaataaaaaaagaagaatgctggtaATATTACATTACAGCTTACTCATATGCCCTCATTTTAGCCttattacctctgtaaagaccccgtctccaaataaggtcacattctgagatattAGGGCGAGGATTTCAACACACAATTTATGAAAATCAAGTTAACTAATATTTGAATACATTATCCAAAGATAACATATACCAGGTTtatattctttaagtttattgatttgagagagtgagcaagcaggggagaggcagagaaacagggagaatcacttgcaggctctgcactgccagcagagcctgatgtggggctcaaactcacaaaccatgagatcataacctgagctgagattcagtcagacacctaaccaacggagtcacccatgTGCTCCTACTGATTTATAGTCTTCTGCcaattaaattgtttttcctttttttagaagACAATCTCAAGAGACTGTTTTCAAGTTAGAACCTAAGGtgttgcttctgtttttaaaaaagcttctgaGTTGTGTAACCCAGCTTTACTTTTCCTAATTTATACATACttgtgactttatttaaaaattttctgaccAGCTGATGATATTTGAAGATGGGGTTGTGTCTATAAAAATTGGATACAAACTGGAAAATGTGTCCAGCTTTTCTTTGAATATGGCTTTCCCCTTATGATACTGCTCCCTACTGACTTTTAGAGCCACAGATCCTTTCAGCTCATATAACTAGATTACACCAGATAAAATGAGCTTGGAAATGCAATTCTCAGGGCCAATTGCAATGACAACCCCACAACGGAACCACCTATTATTTTCAGACACTCATGGATACAGAGTTTTCCTCTTATGGGAGAATATGCGTGTCTTTTTTCAATGATCATAAGGCTCTAGCAaaaaggattttcatttttatcattttatatatatattttttcattttacgtttttcaaaacaagtaaaacattaaaatgttatgtATAATTCATACACACTGAAAGCTGTAACCTAAAGTGAAAATGACTTGTTAGGGATTTTCAAACTCTTATCAAGTAATTCCTAGGAAATAaagatttctagaaatgaaaaaaaaaaaaaaatctgtgaataaaTAACCACTGACGGGGAACAAAAGCtaaacaagagaagaagaaaaaggtgatGCCAAAACACAACTTTATGAGGCTTGTAGCCAACATGCTAACATTATCTACAaagtagtttttatatttattctatttgaCCAGGCTTCTTGAGTCCTTTCTCTGGATAAATATCTTTAACTAGTAAAGTGATTACAAATGAAAGCAAAGCCACTAAAGTGACTACTATCTTAAGGACTTTGAACCAGTTGGGATAATGTGGCAGGAGAAAAAGTTCAATGTGTAATGCTATCCCCAAACCTATTATTACTGTGACTATAGCTTCACTGAGTCTTTCAGAAATAAGGAAGGCAAACcatgaaaacagaagaggaggcgTACTACTAGCTAAACTGAGGAAGTCTGGTTTGGCTGTATTATCTTCTGGCAGAGCAAAACCCCATTTGATCCCTCCCAAGAAAGATAGGAAACTGGCTCCATAAGCCATCTGAGTAAAAGCTAATAAGGGGATATAAGTCTTTGCCATCACCATGACCAGTGGTGGAGCAACAAAGGGGATTACTCCTGCCAGAATTATGTATAATACTGGCTTTGGGCTTTCAAGCAGGAAACTTATGGTGCCTGGTGGCTTGGTTGGAAGGACTTCTTGCTTCTGCTGCTTCTTAAAGCTGCATGGGGAAGTATGATAGTATTGTGTCTTGTTCATATACACTGGGAATGATGAGAAAAACCAAGGCCCTGGCAACAAAGGGGAAAAGTTTTGCTGGAGACATGTCTTGAGAGAAAGTGTTTCTATTCTGCTGGCTCCTAGTCGGAATGTGAAAGGGTACTTCAGCAtctaaagagaaaacagaaccagtagacaaaaacaaattttaaaataatcgcAATTTCTTAGTTAATCCCAAActgaaacaatataaaaacaaagcatcTCCTTTCTATTAGTACATCAAACTTACAAAAAGATTGTACTATAGGGTGATGTTAATGCTAGCTAAGGCTAGCAAATAGTgctaaaatatgcaaaagaaacTGAATAGAAACCTAGTGATGTATTTTTTCCTACCACTAACCTTATCCTATGAAAGGAGTATCTGAAAGAGAAACAGGTAAAGAGTACACCTTTAGGATCTGACATTTTAAACTGCCTCTTCTATTTATAACTTGCAAAAGAAGCAGTGTTAATTACTGTGGGAATGCTATTTTATATTGATAAAGCAATCTACCTTCCAGTTTAGCTTTATAGAAACTATACTTTCCATAGCTCCATTCCTTCCTACATGTCTCTGCCTACTTTTCTCTGTAGGGAACCCATCTTTCAAAATTCAGCATGAAGCATTCCCCAGTCTGAATTAATGCTCCTATAACTATGTAAGTATCTTCTGCACACTCCCATCATAATTCTCACGGTGAATGTAAATTATGTGTTTGTCTCCATATACTTGAGAGTCAGaaccatattttttcctttgtcttcaaacaaacaaaaaaactccccAGTGCCTTTCATGGTCACagccaaaataaaaacctttcctGCTGATTCTGTGCTTTAGTGAGCAGATTTCAGACTTCAACTAGCTAATAGATGAACAGTGACTCAAAAAgcattgaatgaaagaaaaaaaagctatttaagaATCTTGGTGACTCCTCAAAATGCTAGGAATGATTCCATCCTggagtcttttcttccttttgtttggaATGTTCTTCCCTGAGCTGTTTGCACAGCCTATTCCCTCTCTTCCAACCTATTTTTAAGTACAATCTTAAGTTTATTGTTGATACTCCCTATTCCCcttctctgttttatatttttccagagGACTTACCACTTgatatatgaaataatttgttttaccCACCTTTTCCCGCATCACCTAAATATATAAGGataaagatttttgtctttttttttttttttcactgctattGCCTCAGCAAAGCAGTGCCAACAAATATTTGCCGAATAAACCAACCTTTGAAGATGCCTGAGAAAACTTCTGGATGAAATGAAGCATGCTGGGTCCAATTGAAAGTCTTGCTCAGGAAAATGCCAGGCAGTTctgattaattcatttttatagctaAGTGGAGGGGCTGAATCAGAAGTATGCTGCTGTGTACAAAACAAGATGTcacttaattttcttcattttatacatATCTTTTTATAAGTAGTAACTCaagaattttcctttgaaaacaatCATTAATGTCTTCAAAAAATCAGTAACACATTAAGTAGATAGATCCTTTTCATCTCTgaaccattcttttattttttatttttattaatgtttatttctttttgaaagagagagcacatgtgagtgggcaagtgaggtgggggcagagagagggggagacagaggacccaaagcaggctctacactctcagcggggcttgaactaatgaactgtgagatcatgacctgagctgaagtctggatgcttaaccaactgagccacctaggcacccctgaaccATTCTTCTAGCCTTTGCTGTTTGGTGGAACAGAAAAAGTAATGTACAGCGACAGAAGATTTGTATCTTACAAACACCTCTATAATTCCCCAGCTGTGGTGACCTTGCATAAATTGTTTCCTTGAAGTGCAGTTCTCTCATTAAAATGGAAAGTTATagcttctctgttctcttttttcacCTTCGTTACCTATTTTGGGTAGGCATTTACAGTTCCAAATGATGGTAGCAATCAATACAATTTAGCTGTGAACCAAGCACTGTAACTATGTGTTTTatatgcattaactcatttaatacaaCAACGTTATCAACTTAGTGCTGAAAGAACACATATAGCCTGTTAAATTAGAGTGAAGATTTTGGAGTCAATTTGTGTTGGGATCATGGCTCCACCACTTACCAAGtatgtgactttgaacaagttatttaaccttgtTATGTTGCAGTTCACTCACCTTTGAAATAATCACAAGAACTACATAGGGTCGTATTATAATACATGTGAAGAACTGAGAACTGTCCCTAACACAAAGTAAGCACTCAAAAAGTATTAACTATATTCCCACCTTACACAAGGGGAAATGGTTAAAAACCCTGTCTAATGTAAGCAGCCAGTAAGTGGTTGAGTGAGAAGATAAATCTAGATCTGTCTTACATGAGTTTCACTCTTAATCAGGAGAATGGGTGTCTAAAAGATCCAAAAACCACATGTGCTAcctaagtaaacattttaatgaactAATTTCTAGGTCACAGCTCTTAAGGCTGGGTAGAGAAATCCTGTATACATACCAGTCAATGTTTTCATTCTATAACATAAAGAAGGAGGGAGGTAGGTTATCCCGGTCCTATGAATAGATCTTAGATGGCACTTACACCCACTCCTGACTTCCAAATACATATATCTGCGGGGCCCACACTCACTGTTGCTCAAAATCACCTGCGTAAGAGCTTTCCGGACTCCCTATGCACTATGACCATGTGATTTCCAACTCTTGGTTGTTAAAGGGAAAGAGTGATGGCCTAAACCCCGGGACGGCAACTGGTGAGGAAATGAAGGGCAAAGAACCAAGGTTTAATCCGCTCAATTTAGGTGAAAACGGACGGTATTTCCACTGCCCCAGAGGGAAGACTTGCAGACTGCAAAGCCTCAGAGTGAACATTTGAGAGAAGTGTCTGGACGAAAGGATCCTCGGGAAACTGCCCCACAGTGCTCGCGGCTTTGATTTACTCTCAACCCTTGGTGACCCCATTCCCAATCTGCACCCTGTGGCAGCCGCCCTGCTACTTACTTGCCACCTTGGAATCGGGAGATGTAAATAAAGCTGAGCCACGAGAATAGCCAGGTATTCAGGAAAAGGCAACTTCCGGCACGTGGGTGGTAACAgtccctccccacttcctgagAAGGGGCGGGTTGGGGAACAGTCCGGGTGGAAACTTGACCAGCGCTGAACTGGTTCCCATGACAGGCTTTCCATCTTgggttattattttaaatcttaactCTGGAAGCTGGCTTTTGAAGTCTGTAGGATGCCTGAATGGTCTTTCTTTTAGGTTTCCCAGCCAGCAGAATCTGCCCCTCCGAGTTCGGGAAGGTAGAGTGTAACTACTGAAACAATGACAAGTGATAGTGGTAGGAGAGATTTGGAGTCTAGGTTGTGTGACTTGGCCAAATTGTTTGCCATCTCTGGAACTCATAACAGGGTTTCTAGGATCGATGGGCCACATCTTACAATGTATTAGGGTCCTGAActactaagaaaaacaaaactgtttttagCTTCCATTCTCGTTGCTTGGACATGGAAACGTATTAAGAAATAAagagtatgggggcgcctgggtggctcagttggttaagtgtgggatttcggctcaggtcaccatctcccggtttgtgagtttgagccccacgtcgggctctgtgctgacagcttgcttggagcctggaacttgcttcggattctgtctccctttctctctgcccctcccctgctcacactctgtgtgtctctcaataataataaagattttttaaaattatttttaaaaagagtacaaGGGGCAGGACTTTTGCTTCCATGAAAGGTATGGCGATAAGAGCATTGGTTTGGGTTGATCTGAAAAGTTAGATCATTCTTTGTCAccctctgttttaatttttatttatcagctctgtgaccttggacagtctcgtgtcttctctgggcctccatttcagTCTATCAAAGGAGACAGCGCCGAGCAATTTGAGCGTTCATCTGAAAACAATAGAGCTGGAAGGGCCCACGCTGGCCGCTTCCTCCAATGCCTCAGGACTCTAGGTAATCTAGCTTCCCGGCTGCTGGCCACCATATGGCTTAGCGTCCTGTGCAGGGTGGACCCATTGCGAATTCTTCGTAATAATAACCGCTTCTAATCGCGATAggctttcacttttatttccttctgtcaTGGCAGCGCCGCCCCTTCCAGTAGTGCGATATCCAATGAGGCGTTGGGTCGGAGAAACAACTTCTCCACCCAGGCATAGGAGCAGGCTCCGGACAGAAATACGCCCTGCGCTGGGCCAAGGCCGTGACGCCAGCCATCGGGCGGAACTACCACTCCCAGCGGGTATAGCGCGTCGGGACCAGCCGCGCAGGCCTCAAGAGCCCGGCGGTGTGGCCCGCTGGGGGCTGAAGTCTTAACGACGCGCGCACTGGAAAGAGTGGAAGGTGGGAAGGGTCGGAAAACACGGGATCCTACGAAGCCGGTTTGCTAGTACTTGTACGGGTAGCTTGGGGACGCGAGCATGCTCAGAAGTGGGGTACGGGAGGACGAAGGGGCGGGGAAAAacagtacacacatacacacccacccaCTCATTCACACGCATCCAGGCCCTGGTGT
Above is a window of Panthera uncia isolate 11264 chromosome C1 unlocalized genomic scaffold, Puncia_PCG_1.0 HiC_scaffold_4, whole genome shotgun sequence DNA encoding:
- the TMEM69 gene encoding transmembrane protein 69 is translated as MLHFIQKFSQASSKMLKYPFTFRLGASRIETLSLKTCLQQNFSPLLPGPWFFSSFPVYMNKTQYYHTSPCSFKKQQKQEVLPTKPPGTISFLLESPKPVLYIILAGVIPFVAPPLVMVMAKTYIPLLAFTQMAYGASFLSFLGGIKWGFALPEDNTAKPDFLSLASSTPPLLFSWFAFLISERLSEAIVTVIIGLGIALHIELFLLPHYPNWFKVLKIVVTLVALLSFVITLLVKDIYPEKGLKKPGQIE